One window of the Xiphias gladius isolate SHS-SW01 ecotype Sanya breed wild chromosome 11, ASM1685928v1, whole genome shotgun sequence genome contains the following:
- the LOC120796137 gene encoding max-interacting protein 1-like, whose translation MVKYMRQHSELKPEEVLSESDASVDQQDFGEMSDYAFSDVLYSKCSALDHIGTFMKNVQVLLDAANYIENVEKSNGKCEHGYASTYPATQTSHQQKQRKFKNRKLDNIHNRSAHNELEKNRRAHLRLCLERLKSLIPLGPDCSRHTTLGLLNKAKAHIKKLEEVDRRSQHQLETLEREQRHLQRQLAQLQTHGERERVRTDSLGSRIDSDRSESDREEIEVDVESTEFSHGEMDSVSTSGASDLDDHSSRQSSASDEGYSTCSLKLAFSA comes from the exons ATGGTTAAGTACATGCGACAGCACAGCGAGCTGAAACCCGAGGAGGTCCTGTCGGAGTCCGATGCGTCCGTGGACCAGCAGGATTTCGGAGAGATGTCCGACTACGCTTTCAGCGACGTTTTATACTCCAAGTGTTCCGCATTGGACCACATCGGCACTTTTATGAAGAACGTGCAAGTGCTGCTCGACGCGGCGAATTACATAGAGAATGTCGAGAAGAGCAACGGAA AATGTGAGCATGGGTACGCCTCAACGTACCCCGCAACCCAGACATCACATCAACAGAAACAACGTAAattcaaaaacaggaaattggACAATATTCACAATAG GTCAGCACACaatgaactggaaaaaaacag ACGAGCACATCTCCGCCTGTGTTTGGAGAGGTTGAAGTCCCTCATCCCCCTGGGACCAGACTGTAGTCGGCACACCACACTGGGACTGCTCAACAAGGCCAAAGCACATATCAAG AAACTTGAAGAGGTGGACAGGAGGAGTCAGCACCAGCTGGAGACCttggagagagagcagaggcaCCTGCAGAGGCAGCTAGCCCAGCTGCAGACTCATGGAGAAAGGGAACGGGTCCGTACAGACAGCCTGGGCTCTCGGATAGACTCTGACCGCTCAGAGTCTGACAGAG AGGAAATTGAAGTTGATGTGGAAAGCACTGAGTTCTCCCATGGAGAAATGGACAGCGTAAGCACCAGCGGTGCAAGTGACCTGGATGACCACAGCAGCCGGCAGAGCTCAGCCAGTGACGAGGGCTACTCCACATGCAGTCTAAAACTGGCCTTCTCTGCTTAA